A segment of the Terriglobia bacterium genome:
TGATTCCCTTTTGCGCAACTTCCCAGATATCAGGAGACTGGTCGAGCCGGGCGACTTCCTTGGAATGGACGATATAGACATCCGAGCGGCGAATAGTCTCATCGTCGATCTCGCGACGCTTATTGCTGGCATCGGAGCCGCCGATCGACGCGACGTACATTCCCTTCTCGACCCACTGACCGTCGAACACGGCATCCCATGAAGCCGTCGCCGCCTGAATGAAATCGCTTCCTTCGACGGTCTCTCGTGCGGAGGCGGCAGCCACGACTTTCCGGCCCAGCTTCCGCGCCATGTCCGCAGCGAACTTCCGCCGGTGCTCCTCGTTCGGGCTGAACACCTTAATCGTCTCAAAATCAAAGAGGCTGCACAAATACTCGAGATGGGCTCCGGCCTGCCAGCCGCTGCCGAACAAGCCCAGTACTTTCGGCTTTGGCGGCGCCAGATACTTGGCACCGACGGCGCTGAGCGCGGCGACGCGCATCTTCTGGATCACGCCATCCGGCATAATGGCGATCGGCTCGATGCGCTCGATATCGAACAGGATGACGAGACCGCAATAGCGGTTGCCCGTCGCCACCGGCAGAATCCGGCGGCGTTTCACGCCTGCCGTAAAGGAATGACCGGCCATATCGGACGTGATCCGGAGCGCCCAGACACCGGTACCCGGACTGCCGCCCTCCTGCGATTTGAAACGATATTGAAATCCCGGATTCGCTTTCGACTGGACCGGCAAATACACCTGGCTGCGGGGCCGGTTGAACGCGGCGCCTTCGGCCAGCTCGCG
Coding sequences within it:
- a CDS encoding ornithine cyclodeaminase family protein, giving the protein MTLLLNNEEVEKALTPAGTITATENVYRELAEGAAFNRPRSQVYLPVQSKANPGFQYRFKSQEGGSPGTGVWALRITSDMAGHSFTAGVKRRRILPVATGNRYCGLVILFDIERIEPIAIMPDGVIQKMRVAALSAVGAKYLAPPKPKVLGLFGSGWQAGAHLEYLCSLFDFETIKVFSPNEEHRRKFAADMARKLGRKVVAAASARETVEGSDFIQAATASWDAVFDGQWVEKGMYVASIGGSDASNKRREIDDETIRRSDVYIVHSKEVARLDQSPDIWEVAQKGIKSWDSIHEIQDLLAGKVSGRTSADQITVFNNNTGAGTQFAALGSAVLKRAREMGLGRELPTEWFLEDVSP